From the genome of Ignavibacteriales bacterium, one region includes:
- the rpsJ gene encoding 30S ribosomal protein S10, with protein sequence MPGQKIRIKLKSYDHILIDKSTEKIIKTVKSTGAVVSGPIPLPTRRTVFTVLRSPHVDKKSREQFEIRAHKRIIDIHNSNNKTVDALSKLDIPAGVDIEIKL encoded by the coding sequence GTGCCCGGTCAGAAAATTAGAATCAAGCTTAAGTCATATGATCATATATTGATTGACAAATCAACCGAAAAGATTATCAAAACGGTTAAGAGCACTGGCGCGGTTGTATCTGGACCGATTCCATTGCCAACACGCAGAACAGTGTTCACAGTTTTAAGATCTCCGCACGTTGATAAAAAATCAAGAGAACAATTTGAAATTAGGGCACATAAAAGAATTATAGATATACATAATTCAAATAATAAAACAGTTGACGCACTCAGCAAATTAGATATTCCCGCTGGCGTTGACATTGAGATTAAGTTATAG
- the tuf gene encoding elongation factor Tu, translating to MAKEKFDRSKPHVNIGTIGHVDHGKTTLTAAITMALAKKGLSQVRTFDSIDNAPEERERGITIATAHVEYSTANRHYAHVDCPGHADYVKNMITGAAQMDGAILVVAATDGPMPQTREHILLARQVGVPKMVVFMNKVDAVDDQELIDLVEMELRELLTKYEFPGDEIPIIKGSALHALEAGASGADPSDPRYNCIWELMDAVDTYIPVPERSIDKPFLMPVEDVFSITGRGTVATGRVERGQVKIQEEVELIGLGAHKKTVVTGIEMFRKELDSAMAGDNAGILLRGVDKLEIERGMVLAKTGSITPHKKYEGKVYILSKDEGGRHTPFFNGYRPQFYFRTTDVTGIATLPEGTEMVMPGDSVTLKIDLISEIAMEEGLKFAIREGGRTVGAGFVTKIIE from the coding sequence ATGGCAAAAGAAAAATTTGACCGGAGTAAACCTCACGTTAATATTGGTACTATCGGACATGTCGACCATGGTAAAACTACTCTTACTGCTGCCATCACCATGGCCCTTGCAAAAAAAGGATTATCACAAGTTAGAACATTCGACAGTATTGATAATGCCCCTGAAGAAAGAGAAAGAGGTATTACTATTGCAACAGCGCACGTAGAATATTCAACTGCAAATAGACATTATGCTCATGTTGATTGTCCTGGTCACGCGGATTATGTTAAGAACATGATCACCGGTGCTGCTCAGATGGATGGTGCAATATTAGTAGTCGCTGCTACAGATGGTCCTATGCCTCAGACACGAGAACATATTTTGCTTGCTCGTCAAGTTGGTGTTCCGAAAATGGTAGTTTTTATGAATAAAGTTGATGCAGTAGATGATCAAGAACTTATTGATCTTGTTGAAATGGAATTGAGAGAGCTATTAACAAAATATGAATTTCCTGGCGATGAAATTCCGATTATCAAAGGTTCTGCTTTACATGCTTTGGAAGCTGGTGCATCTGGTGCTGATCCTTCTGATCCAAGATACAATTGTATTTGGGAACTCATGGATGCAGTTGATACTTACATTCCGGTTCCGGAAAGAAGTATTGATAAACCTTTCTTGATGCCTGTGGAAGATGTGTTCTCTATTACCGGACGCGGAACTGTTGCTACTGGTAGAGTTGAAAGAGGTCAAGTTAAAATTCAAGAAGAAGTTGAATTAATTGGATTAGGCGCTCATAAAAAAACAGTTGTTACGGGAATTGAAATGTTCCGTAAAGAACTTGATTCTGCAATGGCTGGTGATAACGCCGGTATCTTATTAAGAGGCGTTGATAAATTAGAGATCGAAAGAGGAATGGTACTTGCAAAAACTGGTTCTATTACTCCTCACAAAAAATATGAAGGTAAAGTTTACATCCTTTCGAAAGATGAAGGCGGACGTCACACACCATTCTTTAATGGTTACAGACCTCAGTTCTATTTCAGAACAACTGACGTAACCGGAATTGCAACTTTACCGGAAGGAACCGAAATGGTTATGCCTGGTGATAGCGTAACTCTAAAAATCGATTTGATTTCTGAGATCGCAATGGAAGAAGGTTTGAAGTTCGCTATTCGTGAAGGCGGAAGAACAGTTGGTGCTGGTTTCGTAACAAAGATTATTGAGTAA
- the fusA gene encoding elongation factor G, whose amino-acid sequence MSKRVEINKVRNIGIMAHIDAGKTTTTERILYYTGKLHRMGEVHDGAATMDWMEQEKERGITITSAATTTFWREHQINIIDTPGHVDFTVEVERSLRVLDGAIALFCAVGGVEPQSETVWRQADKYNVPRISFVNKMDRIGADFFNAVKMMKEKLGAPAVPINLPVGEGDLFRGIIDLMKMRAIMFVEESLGVDFEEVDIPLDLLPLAQKYRTWMLEAVSDVDDTLLENYLEGKEISEDEIKNVLRVATIQGKIIPVLCGSSFKNKGVQQLLDSVVDFLPSPLDSGSLSAHHIFKNDHVERKIDPNEKFAALAFKIMTDPYVGKLTFIRVYTGTLKAGSYVLNSVSDKKERVGRVLQMHANTREDLETIRCGDIAAIVGLKHTRTGDTLCSEEDAIVLEKMIFPEPVIQIAIEPKTKADQDKLSESLAKLSDEDPTFKVKVDDETGQTLISGMGELHLEILVDRMKREFKVEANVGKPQVAYRETITKTVQAEGKFVKQSGGRGKYGHVWIELSPNETGKGFEFENAIVGGVVPKEYINPVMHGLQDSLRNGVLAGFPVVDVKAKLYDGSYHDVDSDEISFKVAASMAFKQGALKAGPILLEPMMSVEVISPEEYLGDVMGDLNSRRGKIEGFTSRKDAQVIKAMVPLAQMFGYATILRSMTQGRAIYSMQFSHYSEVPKSVAEEIQEKSQAKKHAESH is encoded by the coding sequence ATGTCCAAGCGTGTTGAAATAAATAAAGTAAGAAACATTGGTATTATGGCTCATATAGATGCTGGTAAAACAACAACTACAGAGCGCATTCTATATTATACTGGAAAATTGCATAGAATGGGTGAAGTACATGATGGTGCCGCAACTATGGATTGGATGGAGCAGGAAAAAGAACGCGGTATTACAATTACAAGTGCCGCTACCACAACTTTCTGGAGAGAACATCAAATAAATATTATTGATACTCCCGGGCATGTTGATTTCACAGTTGAAGTAGAAAGATCGTTACGAGTTTTAGATGGCGCAATAGCTCTTTTTTGTGCTGTTGGCGGTGTTGAACCCCAATCGGAAACAGTTTGGAGACAAGCTGATAAATATAATGTACCGAGAATTTCGTTTGTAAATAAAATGGATAGAATTGGCGCCGATTTCTTTAATGCTGTGAAGATGATGAAAGAAAAACTTGGTGCACCGGCTGTTCCAATTAATCTTCCTGTTGGAGAAGGTGATCTATTTAGAGGCATAATAGACTTAATGAAAATGCGTGCTATTATGTTTGTTGAAGAATCTTTAGGAGTTGATTTTGAAGAGGTTGATATTCCTCTTGATCTTCTGCCTTTAGCTCAAAAGTATAGAACATGGATGCTTGAAGCAGTATCCGATGTTGACGATACATTATTAGAGAACTACCTTGAAGGAAAAGAAATTTCAGAAGATGAAATCAAAAATGTTTTAAGAGTAGCTACAATACAAGGTAAAATTATTCCGGTATTATGCGGGTCGTCATTCAAAAATAAAGGCGTACAGCAATTATTAGATTCTGTTGTTGATTTTTTGCCATCTCCTCTTGATTCTGGCAGTTTATCAGCGCATCATATTTTTAAGAATGATCACGTTGAAAGAAAAATTGATCCTAATGAAAAATTTGCTGCACTCGCTTTTAAAATTATGACCGATCCATATGTTGGTAAACTAACATTTATTAGAGTATATACTGGAACACTTAAGGCAGGATCGTATGTGCTTAACTCTGTCTCCGATAAAAAAGAGAGAGTTGGAAGAGTACTTCAGATGCATGCTAATACACGAGAAGATTTAGAAACTATAAGATGCGGTGATATTGCGGCAATTGTTGGTTTAAAACATACAAGAACCGGTGATACACTTTGTTCCGAAGAAGATGCAATTGTTCTTGAAAAGATGATCTTTCCAGAACCTGTTATTCAAATTGCTATTGAACCGAAGACGAAAGCTGATCAAGATAAACTTTCCGAGTCGCTTGCAAAACTTTCTGACGAGGATCCGACATTTAAAGTTAAAGTCGATGACGAAACCGGTCAGACTCTAATCAGCGGAATGGGAGAACTTCATCTTGAAATTCTTGTTGATAGAATGAAACGTGAATTTAAGGTTGAAGCTAATGTTGGCAAACCTCAGGTAGCTTATAGAGAAACTATTACTAAAACCGTACAAGCTGAAGGTAAGTTTGTTAAACAATCCGGCGGGCGTGGTAAATACGGACATGTATGGATTGAACTTTCACCAAATGAAACTGGAAAAGGTTTTGAGTTTGAAAATGCAATTGTTGGTGGAGTAGTTCCAAAAGAATATATTAATCCCGTTATGCATGGCTTGCAGGATTCATTAAGAAATGGTGTTTTAGCTGGTTTCCCAGTAGTTGATGTAAAAGCAAAACTATATGATGGTTCTTATCACGATGTTGATTCTGATGAAATTTCATTTAAGGTAGCTGCTTCAATGGCTTTTAAACAAGGCGCTTTGAAAGCAGGTCCGATTTTACTTGAACCGATGATGAGTGTTGAAGTCATTTCGCCTGAAGAATATCTTGGTGATGTTATGGGTGATCTTAATTCGAGAAGAGGAAAAATAGAAGGATTTACATCAAGAAAAGATGCTCAAGTAATTAAAGCAATGGTTCCGCTTGCGCAAATGTTTGGTTATGCAACAATACTTAGATCTATGACTCAAGGGCGTGCGATTTATTCGATGCAGTTTTCACATTATTCAGAAGTGCCGAAATCTGTTGCTGAAGAGATTCAAGAAAAATCTCAGGCAAAGAAGCATGCTGAATCACATTAG
- the rpsG gene encoding 30S ribosomal protein S7, with translation MRKKKAEKRYLKPDPKFNDILVSKFINYLMWAGKKSTARSIVYDSFDLIEQKTKKPAIEVFKKAVQNVQPLVEVRSRRVGGATYQVPMEVRPERRTALAFRWIKTYARDRKDKSMALKVAAELMAAANGEGSAVKKKDDTHRMAEANKAFAHFKW, from the coding sequence ATGAGAAAGAAAAAAGCAGAAAAAAGGTATTTGAAACCAGATCCAAAGTTTAATGATATCCTCGTTTCGAAATTCATTAATTACTTGATGTGGGCTGGGAAAAAATCTACAGCTAGAAGTATTGTCTATGACAGCTTCGATCTGATTGAACAAAAAACAAAAAAACCTGCTATTGAAGTTTTTAAGAAAGCAGTTCAAAATGTTCAGCCATTGGTCGAGGTAAGAAGCAGAAGAGTGGGTGGTGCAACTTATCAGGTGCCCATGGAAGTTAGACCAGAAAGAAGAACTGCATTGGCTTTCCGCTGGATTAAGACTTATGCACGTGATAGAAAAGATAAATCTATGGCTCTTAAAGTTGCAGCAGAATTAATGGCTGCGGCAAATGGAGAAGGATCTGCAGTTAAGAAAAAAGATGATACTCATCGTATGGCGGAAGCAAATAAAGCATTTGCTCATTTTAAGTGGTAA
- the rpsL gene encoding 30S ribosomal protein S12, which translates to MPTINQLVRKGRVVVSSKNKAPALDACPQKRGVCTRVYTTTPKKPNSALRKVARVRLTNGIEVTAYIPGEGHNLQEHSIVLIRGGRVKDLPGVRYHIIRGTLDTSGVEDRKKSRSKYGTKKPKAK; encoded by the coding sequence GTGCCGACGATAAACCAGTTGGTTAGAAAAGGTAGAGTAGTTGTTTCGTCAAAGAATAAGGCTCCGGCGTTAGATGCTTGCCCTCAAAAAAGAGGTGTTTGCACTAGAGTATATACAACAACTCCCAAAAAACCGAATTCTGCTTTAAGAAAAGTTGCAAGAGTTCGTTTAACAAATGGAATTGAAGTTACTGCTTACATTCCTGGTGAAGGTCATAATTTGCAAGAACACTCTATTGTTCTTATTAGAGGTGGTAGAGTAAAAGATTTACCTGGAGTTCGTTATCATATAATTCGTGGCACACTTGATACAAGTGGCGTTGAAGACAGAAAGAAAAGTCGTTCCAAATACGGAACTAAAAAACCAAAAGCAAAATAA
- the rpoC gene encoding DNA-directed RNA polymerase subunit beta', with product MRFKPQENKIKLIESLTIGLASPDDILSRSHGEVTKPETINYRSFRPEKDGLFCEKIFGPVKDWECACGKYKGIRYKGIVCDRCGVEVTLKSVRRERMGHIQLAVPVVHIWFFKALPSKIGNIIGMTTKELEKVIYYESYVVINPGPTGLNKKDLISEDQYYEIMGSLPHENDSLEDEDPKKFVARIGGDAIKHLLKKIDIEFTFLDLKSQLGPDISQQKRAELLKRLRVYEAFREYEGKVPNKPEWMVLNVVPVIPPELRPLVPLEGGRFATSDLNDLYRRVIIRNNRLKRLIDIKAPEVILRNEKRMLQEAVDALFDNSRRASAVRSDGNRPLKSLSDMLKGKQGRFRQNLLGKRVDYSGRSVIVVGPELKLHQCGLPKDMAVELFKPFIIRKLIERGHFKTVKSARKAVDRKDAMIWDILEKLIDGHPVMLNRAPTLHRLGIQAFQPILIDGKAIQLHPLVCTAFNADFDGDQMAVHVPLSYEAQLEASVLMLSSHNILSPQNGLPIVLPSQDIVLGLYYLTKLRPGAKGEGKLFSNVAEVLIAYNSKAVDLHAKIKVRIDAQMIETTVGRVIFNEIVPKEMGYINELLVKKSFSGFIYKMFIKIGNEKTAIFLDDLKELGYRYATAAGISISFSDMIVPDEKVKLIDDSNKKVSGILNEHEQGLITDAERYNKIVDVWTHTTNNVAKSLMDRIKTDQGGFNSLHMMVDSGARGSQDQVRQLAGMRGLMMKPQKSLTGQSGEIIENPIVANFKEGLSVLEYFISTHGARKGLADTALKTADAGYLTRRLCDVAQDVIITELDCGTIRGVYISALKDVELEREPLAERITGRVAQEDVYDPRTDDLLIEAGDVITEEIAEKIDEANIDQVYIRTVLTCEAKRGVCAKCYGRNLTTGQLVENGEAVGIIAAQSIGEPGTQLTLRTFHLGGTSSRIASQSQVEANVNGTIKLDRLTFVEKTDFFGKVKVVIGRRGSIGIYDDDNRQIKKFDVPYGAELMVGEGQEIKKGQPLYNHDPYNSVIVADVSGKVSFIDLIDNVTIQQVADEQTGHVQKVVIESKDKTLTPSISIKDNKGNEKVFNIPTRAYLSVEEGEEIQAGTILAKISKSSTKSRDITGGLPRVTELFEARRPHDPAVVSEIEGKVKFGARKKGSREIIIESLDGSIQKVYNIAYGKHTLVQEGDEIPAGEKITDGPTDPHDILKIKGTNAVQEYLVNEIQDVYRLQGVKINDKHIEVIVRQMLQKLQVISAGDTIFIEEDLVDRNKFIDENEKVKQMVFTSDPGQSKYKMGQLITRTKYREINADLTRKSKKPMKVRDAEPATFDNILLGITHAALSTESFISAASFQETTKVLTNAATEARVDTLVGLKENVVMGHLIPAGTGLKKYKNIILTSDEVETIVTEEVLETEKQSL from the coding sequence ATGCGATTTAAACCGCAAGAAAATAAAATCAAATTGATTGAAAGTCTTACAATTGGCTTGGCTAGTCCTGATGATATTCTATCCCGCTCTCATGGCGAGGTAACCAAACCAGAAACAATCAACTACCGTTCATTCCGTCCCGAGAAGGATGGATTGTTCTGTGAGAAAATTTTTGGGCCTGTTAAAGATTGGGAATGCGCATGTGGTAAATACAAAGGCATTCGCTATAAAGGAATTGTGTGCGATAGATGCGGTGTTGAAGTTACATTGAAAAGTGTACGCCGCGAAAGAATGGGACATATTCAACTTGCTGTTCCGGTTGTTCATATTTGGTTTTTCAAAGCGTTACCATCTAAAATCGGTAACATCATTGGAATGACCACTAAAGAACTGGAAAAAGTTATCTACTATGAATCTTATGTAGTTATCAATCCGGGTCCAACAGGATTAAATAAAAAAGATTTGATTTCGGAAGATCAGTATTATGAAATCATGGGTTCACTTCCACACGAAAACGATTCTCTGGAAGATGAAGATCCGAAAAAATTTGTTGCAAGAATCGGCGGCGACGCAATCAAACATTTATTGAAGAAAATCGATATTGAATTTACATTCCTCGATTTAAAATCTCAGCTTGGTCCCGATATATCTCAGCAAAAACGTGCCGAACTTCTGAAGAGATTAAGAGTTTACGAAGCGTTCCGCGAGTACGAAGGAAAAGTTCCTAACAAACCGGAATGGATGGTGCTCAATGTTGTGCCTGTAATTCCGCCTGAACTTCGTCCTTTAGTTCCGCTTGAAGGTGGAAGATTCGCAACATCGGATTTGAATGATCTATATAGAAGAGTAATAATTCGTAATAATCGTTTAAAAAGATTAATTGATATAAAAGCTCCTGAAGTAATTCTTCGTAATGAAAAAAGAATGCTTCAAGAAGCTGTTGATGCTTTATTCGATAACTCGCGCCGCGCAAGTGCAGTTCGCAGCGATGGCAACAGACCGTTGAAATCTCTCAGCGATATGTTGAAAGGTAAACAAGGTCGTTTCCGTCAGAACTTACTTGGTAAACGTGTTGATTATTCTGGTCGTTCTGTAATTGTTGTCGGACCGGAATTGAAATTACATCAGTGTGGATTGCCGAAAGATATGGCAGTCGAATTATTCAAACCGTTCATCATTCGTAAACTGATTGAACGCGGACATTTTAAAACTGTGAAGAGCGCACGAAAAGCAGTTGATAGAAAAGACGCGATGATTTGGGATATTCTAGAAAAATTGATTGATGGTCATCCGGTTATGTTAAACCGTGCGCCTACATTGCATCGTCTTGGTATTCAAGCATTTCAGCCAATCTTGATTGATGGAAAGGCAATTCAATTACATCCGTTAGTTTGTACAGCTTTCAACGCGGATTTCGACGGCGATCAGATGGCAGTTCACGTTCCGCTTTCTTATGAAGCTCAGCTCGAAGCATCTGTACTAATGTTAAGCAGTCACAATATTCTTTCTCCACAAAATGGTTTACCAATAGTACTTCCGTCACAGGATATCGTTCTTGGTCTGTACTATCTCACAAAATTAAGACCCGGTGCAAAAGGTGAAGGAAAGCTTTTTAGTAATGTTGCCGAAGTTCTTATTGCTTACAATTCGAAAGCTGTAGATCTTCATGCGAAGATAAAAGTTAGAATTGATGCTCAGATGATTGAGACAACTGTCGGACGTGTCATTTTCAATGAAATTGTGCCAAAAGAGATGGGCTACATTAATGAACTTCTCGTTAAGAAAAGTTTCTCCGGCTTCATTTATAAAATGTTTATAAAAATCGGAAATGAAAAAACCGCAATCTTCCTTGATGACTTAAAGGAATTAGGTTATAGATACGCAACAGCTGCTGGTATTTCAATCAGTTTCAGTGATATGATTGTTCCTGATGAAAAAGTAAAATTGATTGATGACTCGAATAAAAAAGTATCTGGAATTTTGAATGAACATGAACAAGGTTTGATTACTGATGCCGAACGTTACAATAAAATTGTTGACGTTTGGACCCACACAACAAACAACGTTGCCAAATCATTAATGGATAGAATTAAAACTGACCAAGGTGGTTTTAACTCTCTTCACATGATGGTTGATTCCGGTGCAAGAGGTTCGCAGGATCAGGTTCGTCAGCTTGCCGGTATGCGTGGTTTGATGATGAAACCACAAAAGAGTTTAACTGGGCAATCTGGTGAAATTATTGAAAATCCGATCGTTGCAAATTTTAAAGAAGGATTATCAGTATTAGAATATTTCATATCAACTCACGGTGCACGTAAGGGTCTTGCAGATACAGCTTTGAAAACTGCGGATGCCGGTTATCTAACACGCCGTTTATGCGATGTTGCTCAAGATGTTATTATTACTGAACTCGATTGCGGTACAATTCGTGGTGTTTACATTTCTGCTTTGAAAGATGTCGAACTCGAAAGAGAACCATTGGCAGAGAGAATCACCGGTCGTGTTGCGCAAGAAGATGTTTACGATCCTCGCACAGATGATTTGTTGATCGAAGCAGGCGACGTTATTACAGAAGAAATTGCTGAAAAAATAGACGAAGCAAATATTGATCAAGTTTACATCCGTACTGTTCTAACTTGTGAAGCAAAGCGCGGAGTGTGTGCAAAATGTTATGGTCGTAATTTAACAACAGGCCAGTTAGTAGAAAACGGAGAAGCAGTTGGAATTATTGCTGCTCAATCCATTGGCGAGCCTGGTACACAGTTAACTTTACGTACATTCCACTTGGGCGGAACTTCATCACGTATTGCAAGTCAATCGCAAGTTGAAGCAAACGTCAACGGAACAATTAAATTAGACAGATTAACTTTCGTAGAGAAAACTGATTTCTTTGGTAAAGTTAAAGTTGTAATCGGTCGCCGCGGTTCAATTGGAATTTATGATGATGACAACAGACAAATAAAGAAATTTGATGTGCCTTACGGTGCTGAGTTGATGGTGGGTGAAGGTCAAGAAATTAAGAAAGGTCAACCGCTTTATAATCACGATCCATACAACTCTGTAATTGTTGCCGATGTAAGTGGTAAAGTTTCATTTATCGATTTGATCGATAACGTTACTATACAACAAGTCGCTGATGAGCAGACAGGCCACGTTCAAAAAGTAGTAATCGAATCAAAAGATAAAACTTTAACTCCTAGCATCTCTATAAAAGATAATAAAGGGAATGAAAAAGTATTTAACATTCCAACACGTGCTTACTTATCAGTTGAAGAAGGTGAAGAAATTCAAGCTGGAACAATTTTGGCGAAAATTTCAAAATCATCAACAAAGTCACGAGACATTACAGGTGGTTTACCAAGAGTAACAGAACTTTTTGAAGCACGCCGTCCGCACGATCCAGCAGTAGTTTCTGAGATTGAAGGTAAAGTGAAGTTTGGTGCTCGTAAAAAAGGTTCGCGTGAAATTATAATCGAATCACTCGACGGTTCAATCCAAAAAGTATATAACATTGCTTATGGAAAACACACCCTTGTTCAGGAAGGCGATGAAATTCCTGCCGGTGAAAAAATAACCGATGGTCCTACTGATCCGCATGATATTCTTAAAATCAAAGGAACAAATGCAGTTCAAGAATATTTGGTAAATGAGATTCAAGATGTTTATCGTTTGCAAGGTGTTAAGATTAATGATAAACATATTGAAGTTATAGTACGCCAGATGTTGCAGAAACTTCAAGTTATTTCTGCCGGGGATACAATTTTTATCGAAGAGGATTTAGTTGATAGAAATAAATTTATTGACGAAAATGAAAAAGTCAAACAAATGGTTTTCACTTCGGATCCTGGACAGTCGAAATACAAAATGGGTCAGCTAATTACCCGTACAAAGTATAGAGAAATTAATGCAGATCTGACAAGAAAGAGCAAAAAGCCGATGAAAGTTCGCGATGCTGAACCAGCGACTTTTGATAACATTTTGCTTGGAATTACCCATGCTGCACTTTCAACGGAAAGTTTCATTTCTGCAGCGTCTTTCCAAGAAACAACAAAGGTATTAACAAATGCTGCAACAGAAGCTCGAGTTGATACTTTGGTTGGTCTTAAAGAAAATGTGGTTATGGGACATCTAATTCCTGCTGGTACCGGACTTAAGAAATATAAAAATATCATACTTACCAGCGATGAAGTAGAAACTATAGTAACAGAGGAAGTATTAGAGACAGAAAAACAATCACTTTAG